One Thermodesulfobacteriota bacterium DNA window includes the following coding sequences:
- the tyrA gene encoding bifunctional chorismate mutase/prephenate dehydrogenase, which translates to MNDDGRDREELEALRRRIDAADAALVELLAERRRVVEQVGELKRARGLPLYHPAREEDLISRRRGQGEAAGLDPDLVEDVFRRLLRSSRVAQSRSLAYHGVRPGAAVLLVGGQGSMGRGLQGWFRTAGYEVRVLERDDWERAGELAAGVDLAVLAVPIDATAEAASRLGPHLAPDCVLADITSVKTGPLHAMLAAHPGPVVGLHPMFGPTTTTMDKQIVVVTPGRREEDCLWVLEQLAAWGAVLVQATAEEHDEVMAVVQALRHFASFAFGQFLCRQGVALTRTLDFSSPIYRLELGMVGRLFAQDPGLYAEIVFATPERRALLRRYLESVAENLAMIETGDKDAFVREFRRISEWFGPFGDQAIRESSYLIEKLVERF; encoded by the coding sequence ATGAACGACGACGGACGGGATCGGGAGGAGCTGGAGGCGCTGCGCCGCCGCATCGACGCCGCGGATGCGGCGCTGGTGGAGCTCCTGGCGGAGCGGCGCCGGGTCGTGGAGCAGGTCGGGGAGCTCAAGAGGGCTCGCGGGCTTCCCCTCTACCACCCGGCGCGCGAGGAAGATCTCATCTCGCGGCGGCGGGGGCAGGGGGAGGCGGCCGGCCTGGACCCGGACCTGGTGGAGGACGTGTTTCGGCGACTGCTGCGCTCGTCCCGGGTGGCCCAGTCCCGTTCCCTGGCATACCACGGCGTGCGTCCCGGCGCCGCGGTGCTCCTGGTGGGAGGGCAGGGGAGCATGGGCCGGGGGCTCCAGGGGTGGTTTCGCACCGCAGGGTACGAGGTGCGGGTGCTGGAGCGGGACGACTGGGAGCGGGCGGGTGAGCTGGCGGCGGGGGTGGATCTGGCGGTCCTGGCCGTTCCCATCGACGCCACCGCGGAAGCGGCCTCCCGCCTCGGACCCCATCTGGCGCCGGATTGCGTGCTGGCCGACATCACCAGCGTGAAGACCGGGCCGCTGCACGCCATGCTCGCGGCCCATCCGGGCCCCGTGGTGGGGCTCCACCCCATGTTCGGCCCCACCACGACCACCATGGACAAGCAGATCGTCGTGGTCACCCCGGGGCGCCGGGAAGAGGACTGCCTCTGGGTTCTCGAGCAGTTGGCCGCCTGGGGGGCGGTGCTGGTGCAGGCCACCGCCGAGGAGCACGACGAGGTGATGGCGGTGGTGCAGGCCCTTCGGCACTTTGCTTCTTTTGCCTTCGGGCAGTTCCTGTGCCGCCAGGGCGTGGCCCTGACCCGGACCCTGGATTTCTCGAGCCCGATCTACCGCCTGGAGCTCGGGATGGTGGGACGCCTCTTCGCCCAGGACCCGGGCCTGTATGCCGAGATCGTCTTCGCCACGCCCGAGCGCCGGGCGCTCCTGCGCCGCTACCTGGAGAGCGTGGCCGAGAATCTCGCCATGATCGAGACCGGGGACAAGGATGCCTTCGTCCGGGAGTTCCGGCGCATCTCCGAGTGGTTCGGCCCCTTCGGCGACCAGGCCATCCGCGAGTCGAGCTACCTCATCGAGAAGCTGGTGGAGAGGTTCTGA
- a CDS encoding MoaD/ThiS family protein produces MVVHLKFFAGLRDFLPPEPVPYPAEIPGGATVGEILARYRVPLEKPKILLVNGRHATLEQPLADGDTLSVFPPVAGG; encoded by the coding sequence ATGGTGGTTCACCTCAAGTTCTTCGCAGGCCTGCGCGACTTCCTGCCCCCCGAGCCCGTTCCCTACCCGGCCGAGATACCCGGGGGCGCCACCGTGGGCGAGATTCTCGCGCGCTACCGGGTTCCCCTCGAAAAGCCCAAGATCCTCCTCGTGAACGGCCGCCATGCCACGTTGGAGCAGCCCCTGGCCGACGGCGATACCCTGAGCGTCTTTCCACCCGTGGCGGGGGGGTGA
- a CDS encoding aldehyde ferredoxin oxidoreductase C-terminal domain-containing protein, which translates to MADRIVRVNMRTRKITEEPIPAQWAAFGGRAMTSAIVSQEVPPTCPPLGATNKLVFAPGLLGGSSAVQSGRISVGGKSPLTGTIKESNAGGQPGQILGRLGIRALVIEDKPEDPAKLYTLVLKKDGISLVESPELKELGNYDAVKKLTAKYGEKKMGYITIGMAGEWGLTAASIACTDPELRPTRHAGRGGLGALMGSKRLKAIVCDDNGTSMKEPKDKARLSEASRKFAKILKDHAVTGEGLPTYGTNVLQNIINEAGGLPTKNFRLGSFEGASKISGEEQHDRIVKRGGDGKLPHGCHSGCIIQCSRIYADKDGHYISKGPEYETIWAHGTNCCIDDLDAIARMDYLDDDIGLDTIEMGATIGVAMEAGLAKFGDAGAAIRLLEEVRKGTPLGRILGCGTDTTGRCFGVDHIPTVKGQAMPAYEPRAIQGIGVTYATSTQGADHTAGYAIATNILKVGGYVDPLKPEGQVDLSRNLQIATAAVDSTGLCLFVAFALLDNPDGLPQACEMINGLYGTELKVDDVVELGKTVLSMERKFNQAAGFTNAHDRLPDWMRTEKLAPHNTVFTVPDAELDQVFNFVK; encoded by the coding sequence ATGGCAGACCGGATCGTGCGCGTCAACATGAGGACCCGGAAGATCACGGAGGAGCCCATACCCGCCCAGTGGGCCGCGTTCGGCGGCCGGGCCATGACCTCGGCCATCGTCTCCCAGGAGGTGCCCCCCACCTGCCCGCCGCTGGGCGCGACCAACAAGCTCGTCTTCGCTCCGGGGCTCCTGGGCGGCTCCTCGGCGGTCCAGTCGGGCCGGATCTCGGTGGGGGGCAAGAGCCCGCTGACCGGGACGATCAAGGAGTCCAATGCAGGCGGGCAGCCCGGGCAGATTCTCGGCCGGCTCGGCATCCGGGCCCTGGTCATCGAGGACAAGCCCGAAGATCCCGCCAAGCTCTACACCCTGGTGCTCAAGAAGGACGGGATCTCCCTGGTGGAGAGCCCGGAGCTCAAGGAGCTCGGCAATTACGACGCGGTGAAGAAGCTCACGGCCAAGTATGGCGAAAAGAAGATGGGCTACATCACCATCGGCATGGCGGGCGAGTGGGGCCTCACCGCGGCCTCGATTGCCTGCACCGACCCGGAGCTGCGGCCCACCCGCCACGCGGGCCGCGGCGGGCTGGGGGCGCTCATGGGCTCCAAGCGGCTCAAGGCCATCGTGTGCGACGACAACGGCACGTCCATGAAGGAGCCCAAGGACAAGGCGCGGCTGAGCGAGGCGTCCCGCAAGTTCGCCAAGATCTTGAAGGACCACGCGGTCACCGGCGAGGGGCTCCCCACTTACGGGACCAACGTGCTCCAGAACATCATCAACGAGGCCGGCGGGCTCCCCACCAAGAACTTCCGGCTCGGGAGCTTTGAAGGGGCGTCCAAGATCTCGGGCGAGGAGCAGCACGACCGGATCGTGAAGCGGGGCGGCGACGGGAAGCTCCCCCATGGCTGCCACTCGGGTTGCATCATCCAGTGCTCGCGGATCTACGCGGACAAGGACGGCCACTACATTTCCAAGGGGCCCGAGTACGAGACCATCTGGGCCCACGGCACCAACTGCTGCATCGACGACCTGGACGCCATCGCACGCATGGACTACCTGGACGACGACATCGGGCTGGACACCATCGAGATGGGGGCCACCATCGGCGTGGCCATGGAGGCGGGGCTCGCGAAGTTCGGCGACGCCGGCGCGGCCATCCGGCTCCTGGAGGAGGTGCGCAAGGGCACCCCGCTCGGGCGCATCCTGGGCTGCGGAACCGACACCACGGGGCGATGCTTCGGGGTGGACCACATCCCCACGGTCAAGGGTCAGGCCATGCCGGCCTACGAGCCTCGGGCCATCCAGGGGATCGGCGTCACCTACGCCACCTCCACCCAGGGGGCGGATCACACCGCCGGGTACGCCATCGCCACCAACATCCTCAAGGTGGGGGGCTACGTGGACCCCTTGAAGCCCGAGGGGCAGGTGGACCTCTCCCGCAACCTCCAGATCGCCACGGCGGCGGTGGACTCCACGGGCCTTTGCCTCTTCGTGGCCTTTGCGCTCCTGGACAACCCCGACGGCCTGCCCCAGGCCTGCGAGATGATCAACGGCCTCTACGGCACCGAGCTCAAGGTGGACGACGTGGTGGAGCTGGGAAAGACGGTCCTCTCCATGGAGCGCAAGTTCAACCAGGCGGCGGGCTTCACCAACGCCCACGACCGGCTCCCGGACTGGATGCGCACCGAGAAGCTCGCGCCCCACAACACCGTGTTCACGGTGCCCGACGCAGAGCTCGATCAGGTCTTCAATTTTGTGAAATAG
- a CDS encoding LarC family nickel insertion protein: MKRILYFDACAGVSGDMFVGALLDLGANLETVQRHVASLGVEGLELRACRVERRGLVGTKFDVLDPGTGHPVDEPAEGGGQRHGHGREHGHDALHRHHHPNPALPGHHRHRGLPEIRALIRGAGLPGPVAGHAVAVFELLAAAEAKVHGRSPEEVHFHEVGALDSIADVVAAASAFCQVGADEAWCSPVHVGSGTVRCAHGVLPVPAPATLELLRGAPIYSDGVRGELATPTGAALLKHFCAGFAPLPPLVVERVGYGAGSRDFGVPGLFRATLGMALESVAPSQAANLG; the protein is encoded by the coding sequence GTGAAGCGCATCCTCTACTTCGACGCCTGTGCGGGTGTGAGCGGCGACATGTTCGTGGGTGCGCTGCTCGACCTGGGGGCGAACCTGGAGACCGTGCAGCGCCACGTGGCTTCCCTGGGGGTGGAGGGCCTGGAGCTTCGGGCCTGCAGGGTGGAGCGCCGGGGTCTCGTGGGGACCAAGTTCGACGTGCTCGACCCCGGCACCGGGCACCCCGTGGACGAGCCGGCGGAGGGGGGCGGTCAGAGGCACGGACACGGCCGAGAACACGGACACGACGCCCTCCACCGGCACCACCACCCCAACCCGGCCCTCCCCGGCCACCACCGCCACCGCGGCCTGCCGGAGATTCGGGCGCTCATCCGGGGGGCGGGGCTTCCCGGGCCCGTGGCCGGCCATGCGGTCGCCGTCTTCGAGCTCCTGGCGGCCGCCGAGGCCAAGGTGCACGGGCGGTCCCCCGAGGAGGTCCACTTCCACGAGGTGGGGGCGCTCGATTCCATCGCCGACGTGGTGGCAGCCGCCTCGGCCTTTTGCCAAGTGGGGGCGGACGAGGCGTGGTGCTCCCCCGTCCACGTGGGGTCGGGTACCGTGCGGTGCGCCCACGGAGTCCTGCCGGTGCCCGCGCCTGCCACCCTGGAGCTCCTGCGGGGCGCCCCCATCTACTCCGACGGGGTCCGGGGCGAGCTCGCCACCCCCACCGGCGCCGCGCTCCTCAAGCACTTCTGCGCGGGCTTCGCACCCCTGCCCCCCCTCGTCGTGGAGCGGGTGGGGTACGGGGCGGGGAGCCGGGATTTTGGAGTACCGGGGCTCTTCCGAGCCACTTTGGGGATGGCCCTGGAGTCGGTTGCCCCTAGCCAGGCCGCGAATCTCGGGTAG
- the larB gene encoding nickel pincer cofactor biosynthesis protein LarB, whose protein sequence is MTPDHLRHLLESLKQGQISTDDALGRLKSFSFEDVGFAKIDHQRRMRNGYPEVIYGEGKTPAQVGEIFARLAGHNPNVLCTRASQAVAEAVQERVPEARYHGLCRLVELRRSTAPPVGLVALAAAGTSDLPVAEEAAVALEVFGSRVERVYDVGVAGIHRLFAHGDVLRRAHCVVAVAGMEGALPSVIGGLVDVPVIAVPTSVGYGTSFGGITALLAMLNSCASGISVVNIDNGFGAAYQADMINKLACGARHKEEGR, encoded by the coding sequence ATGACCCCTGACCACCTGCGCCACCTTCTGGAAAGCCTCAAACAGGGGCAGATCTCCACCGACGACGCCCTCGGCCGCCTCAAGAGCTTCTCCTTCGAGGACGTGGGGTTCGCCAAGATCGACCACCAACGGCGCATGCGCAACGGTTACCCCGAGGTGATCTACGGGGAGGGGAAGACCCCGGCGCAGGTGGGGGAAATCTTCGCGCGCCTGGCCGGACACAACCCCAACGTGCTGTGCACCCGGGCGAGCCAGGCCGTGGCCGAGGCCGTGCAGGAGCGCGTGCCGGAGGCCCGCTATCACGGGCTGTGCCGCCTCGTGGAGCTGCGCCGGAGCACCGCGCCCCCGGTGGGCCTGGTGGCCCTGGCGGCGGCGGGGACCTCGGACCTACCCGTGGCCGAGGAGGCGGCCGTGGCCCTGGAGGTCTTCGGGAGCCGAGTGGAGCGGGTCTACGACGTGGGGGTGGCGGGCATCCACCGGCTCTTCGCCCACGGCGACGTGCTCCGGCGCGCCCACTGCGTGGTGGCCGTGGCCGGGATGGAGGGGGCGCTCCCGTCGGTCATCGGGGGGCTGGTGGACGTGCCGGTGATCGCGGTACCCACGAGCGTCGGGTACGGAACGAGCTTCGGGGGCATCACGGCGCTCCTGGCCATGCTCAACTCCTGTGCTTCGGGGATCAGCGTGGTGAACATCGACAACGGCTTCGGGGCCGCCTACCAGGCGGACATGATCAACAAGCTGGCCTGCGGCGCCCGGCACAAGGAGGAGGGGCGGTGA
- the larE gene encoding ATP-dependent sacrificial sulfur transferase LarE yields the protein MEDVLIRKRERLTAALRELGGVVVGFSGGVDSTFLLAVAREVLGDRALGVTATSETYPERERREAEALARGMGARHRVIVSEELDVPGFAENPKNRCYFCKKELFGKLREVADAEGLPHVLDGTNADDRGDYRPGRQAARELGVRSPLDEAGLTKQDIRTLSRALGLPTWDKPAFACLSSRFPYGVRITKEKVSQVGRAEEALRELGLRVLRVRHHGDVARLEVGPEEFDRVANGLRDRVVAALKAAGYAYVALDLQGYRTGAMNEVLEDLRPMTGDG from the coding sequence ATGGAAGATGTTCTGATCAGGAAGCGCGAGCGGCTGACGGCTGCCCTGCGGGAACTCGGTGGCGTCGTCGTCGGGTTCTCGGGTGGGGTGGATTCCACCTTCCTCCTGGCGGTGGCCCGGGAGGTCCTGGGGGACCGGGCCCTGGGGGTGACGGCCACTTCCGAGACGTACCCGGAGCGGGAGCGCCGGGAGGCGGAGGCGCTTGCCCGGGGCATGGGCGCCCGGCACCGGGTCATCGTCTCCGAGGAGCTCGACGTCCCGGGCTTTGCCGAAAACCCCAAGAACCGCTGTTACTTCTGCAAGAAGGAGCTCTTCGGGAAGCTCCGGGAAGTGGCCGACGCCGAGGGCCTGCCCCACGTGCTCGACGGCACCAACGCCGACGATCGGGGGGACTACCGCCCGGGCCGCCAGGCCGCCCGGGAGCTGGGGGTGCGGAGCCCCCTGGATGAGGCCGGCCTCACCAAGCAGGACATCCGGACGCTCTCCCGGGCCCTGGGGCTCCCCACCTGGGACAAGCCCGCGTTTGCGTGCCTCTCGTCGCGCTTCCCCTACGGGGTCCGCATCACGAAGGAGAAGGTCTCCCAGGTGGGGCGAGCGGAGGAGGCCCTGCGGGAGCTCGGCCTGCGGGTGCTCCGGGTGCGCCACCACGGCGACGTGGCCCGCCTGGAGGTGGGCCCGGAGGAGTTCGACCGGGTCGCCAACGGCCTGCGAGACCGGGTGGTGGCAGCCCTCAAGGCCGCCGGCTACGCCTACGTGGCCCTGGACCTGCAAGGCTACCGGACCGGCGCCATGAACGAGGTGCTGGAGGACCTTCGGCCCATGACGGGTGACGGGTGA
- a CDS encoding methyltransferase domain-containing protein, producing MPQVPAEAGKSSFGLIDEERFFAALPLPSVRRALDLGCGAGRYTLALAERLPAGASVHGVDLWAEGVEKLRRGARERGLEHVTADTGDLADLGAVPDARIDLVLLATVLHDLAERGEAAAALAEASRILRPRGWLAVVEFKKIPTEHGPPVAIRLSPGDLAALVTPFGFAEPRVVDLGPNAYLALFVRG from the coding sequence ATGCCCCAGGTCCCTGCCGAGGCGGGCAAATCCAGCTTCGGACTGATCGACGAGGAGCGCTTCTTCGCCGCGCTCCCGCTCCCATCGGTGCGCCGCGCGCTGGACCTCGGGTGCGGCGCAGGCCGGTACACCCTGGCCCTGGCCGAGCGCCTTCCTGCCGGCGCGTCGGTGCACGGGGTCGACCTCTGGGCGGAAGGCGTGGAGAAGTTGCGGCGCGGGGCCCGGGAGCGGGGGCTGGAGCACGTAACGGCCGACACGGGGGATCTGGCCGACCTGGGCGCCGTGCCCGACGCCCGCATCGACCTCGTCCTCCTGGCCACGGTCCTGCACGACCTGGCCGAGAGGGGAGAGGCCGCCGCGGCGCTCGCCGAGGCATCCCGGATACTCCGGCCCCGGGGCTGGCTCGCGGTGGTGGAGTTCAAGAAGATCCCGACGGAACACGGCCCCCCGGTGGCCATCCGCCTGTCCCCGGGCGACCTCGCGGCGCTCGTGACCCCGTTCGGCTTCGCCGAGCCGAGGGTGGTGGACCTGGGACCGAACGCCTACCTGGCTCTCTTCGTCCGGGGCTGA
- a CDS encoding MoaD/ThiS family protein, with the protein MSEAARASVRLLGCLHTLARERGQPSELEVSLPPEGKRADDVARQLGLPLEKIEAVFCNRVVRELDHVLRPGDRVAFVPRGTPGPHRFTLGIYAAGRGEIPEGEAPR; encoded by the coding sequence GTGTCCGAAGCTGCCAGAGCCTCGGTGCGCCTCCTTGGGTGCCTTCACACCCTGGCCCGGGAGCGGGGGCAGCCCTCCGAGCTGGAGGTGTCCCTGCCCCCCGAGGGCAAGCGGGCGGACGACGTTGCACGGCAGCTCGGCCTTCCCCTGGAGAAGATCGAGGCGGTCTTCTGCAACCGGGTGGTGCGAGAGCTCGACCACGTGCTGCGCCCCGGCGACCGGGTGGCCTTCGTTCCCCGCGGCACTCCCGGCCCCCACCGCTTCACGCTGGGCATCTACGCGGCCGGCCGGGGAGAGATTCCCGAAGGGGAGGCGCCCAGGTAG
- a CDS encoding chitobiase/beta-hexosaminidase C-terminal domain-containing protein, whose protein sequence is MDRHSRVWVAVLCFLLGACAGAPPSREAQVAPPAPPEPVPVAEPSPAVPERPTVDTGAARPVPRPEPVRPPPPAPPPALLPEGERFLCPPGDTVTARKRWLNAVNALQGGDAAGARTELHLALCREPENKTALSLLQQIEQPPEALFGPEWTEYTVQPGDTLSKISEKFLGDPLLFYGVARYNRIENPSLLKAGQVVRVPKSRVPEPPAARPPPPAAAVAPSVQKEPAVRAPVAPADRMAPSVSAIPPGGTFEGSVTVILSASDDTDPAPVIRYTLDGATPDARARIYDGPLRVEKTATLRYAALDAAGNVSATRSETYTIGVAEKYREERQWIAQGQYARALASLEAALARESGDAQARELLVSASLSHARDLGGEGRWADAQAVLERAAAVAPGDPGVQAKLREAERRVGVEQIYQNGVRAAQVGEPEKAYSAFQKALELDPGHGPAKEGLAQVKRDAVEVHSKRALAAFRRQELDVAISEWDQALAIDPDNELAKLRRAEAADLKARFEQLQRKGAQ, encoded by the coding sequence ATGGACCGACACTCCCGGGTCTGGGTCGCGGTGCTGTGCTTCCTCCTGGGAGCGTGCGCCGGTGCGCCGCCGTCCCGGGAGGCCCAGGTGGCCCCGCCGGCGCCTCCCGAACCGGTTCCCGTCGCCGAGCCGTCGCCCGCCGTTCCAGAACGACCGACCGTAGACACCGGTGCCGCGCGACCCGTGCCGCGACCCGAGCCCGTTCGTCCCCCCCCTCCCGCGCCGCCTCCCGCTCTCCTTCCCGAAGGGGAGCGGTTCCTCTGCCCGCCCGGCGACACCGTCACCGCCCGAAAGCGCTGGCTCAATGCCGTGAACGCGCTCCAGGGGGGCGATGCCGCCGGGGCCCGCACCGAGCTCCATCTGGCCCTGTGCCGGGAACCCGAGAACAAGACCGCCCTGAGCCTGCTCCAGCAGATCGAACAGCCCCCGGAAGCCCTCTTCGGGCCGGAGTGGACCGAGTACACGGTGCAGCCCGGCGACACCCTGTCGAAGATCTCCGAGAAGTTCTTGGGCGATCCCCTTCTCTTCTACGGGGTGGCCCGTTACAACCGCATCGAGAACCCGAGCCTTCTCAAGGCCGGCCAGGTGGTGCGCGTGCCGAAGAGCCGCGTCCCAGAGCCCCCCGCGGCGCGCCCGCCGCCGCCCGCTGCTGCGGTTGCGCCCAGCGTTCAGAAGGAACCGGCGGTGCGCGCACCCGTCGCCCCGGCCGATCGCATGGCACCGTCGGTGTCGGCGATCCCTCCCGGAGGCACCTTCGAGGGATCGGTGACGGTCATCTTGAGCGCCTCGGACGACACCGATCCGGCGCCGGTGATCCGGTACACCCTGGACGGTGCGACCCCCGATGCCCGCGCGCGAATCTACGACGGCCCGCTCCGGGTCGAGAAGACCGCAACGCTCCGGTACGCGGCGTTGGACGCCGCAGGCAATGTCTCGGCGACCCGCTCCGAGACGTACACCATCGGGGTGGCGGAGAAGTACCGGGAGGAGCGGCAGTGGATCGCCCAGGGGCAGTACGCGCGAGCCCTCGCGAGCCTGGAGGCCGCCCTGGCCCGGGAATCCGGGGACGCCCAGGCGCGGGAGCTCCTGGTCTCGGCCTCCCTCTCCCACGCCCGGGACCTGGGGGGGGAGGGCCGCTGGGCGGACGCCCAGGCGGTCCTGGAACGGGCTGCGGCGGTGGCCCCGGGAGACCCCGGGGTGCAGGCGAAGCTACGGGAGGCCGAGAGGCGTGTCGGGGTGGAGCAGATCTACCAGAACGGCGTCCGGGCCGCCCAGGTGGGCGAGCCGGAGAAGGCCTACTCGGCGTTCCAGAAGGCCCTCGAGCTCGACCCCGGCCACGGCCCCGCGAAGGAGGGTCTGGCCCAGGTCAAGCGAGACGCCGTGGAGGTCCACAGCAAGCGGGCCCTGGCCGCTTTCCGGCGCCAGGAGCTCGACGTGGCCATCTCGGAGTGGGACCAGGCGCTCGCCATCGACCCCGACAACGAGCTTGCGAAGCTTCGCCGCGCCGAGGCCGCCGATCTCAAGGCGCGCTTCGAGCAGCTCCAGCGGAAGGGGGCCCAGTAG
- a CDS encoding tetratricopeptide repeat protein: MEAGSRGLEPGQGTTEALTAADALRLATALHQQGRLSDAEALYRRILEAVPEDPGAMHFLGVLRHQLGYDEEGLSLIRRALQVDPSYADAHCNLGNVLKQLGRFEEAQGCYRHVIRLEPRHAGAHNNLGVVLKVQGRLEEAEAAYRRAIALHPDHADAHHNLGNVLKRQGRLAESLGAYRRAIALNPRHADARKFLGLALRAAGRVEEAVAVFRDWASCEPENPVARHLFAACAGGDAPPRASDAYVATVFDRLADSFDEHLADLEYHAPALVAEAVRRAAPGPAGALDVLDAGCGTGLCGAFLRPYARSLSGVDLSPGMLARARRLSVYDELFQAELTGFLGEILARYDLIVSADTLCYFGDLEAVFAAAQRALRPGGLLVFTVERQAEAGPGFRLEPHGRYTHGETYVCRALSEAGLVVESAEGAVLRKEAGEPVEGLVFTARRATSPVGP; encoded by the coding sequence ATGGAAGCCGGATCCCGTGGCCTGGAGCCAGGGCAGGGCACGACGGAAGCCCTCACCGCCGCCGACGCCCTGCGGCTGGCCACAGCCCTGCACCAGCAGGGACGGCTGTCCGACGCCGAGGCCCTTTATCGGCGCATCCTCGAGGCCGTGCCCGAAGACCCGGGGGCGATGCACTTCCTCGGGGTCCTCCGGCACCAACTGGGGTACGACGAGGAGGGGCTCTCCCTCATCCGGCGCGCGCTCCAGGTGGACCCCTCCTACGCCGATGCCCACTGCAACCTGGGCAACGTGCTCAAGCAACTGGGGCGGTTCGAGGAGGCGCAGGGCTGCTATCGCCACGTGATCCGGCTCGAGCCGCGGCACGCCGGCGCCCACAACAACCTCGGGGTGGTTCTCAAGGTGCAGGGGCGGCTCGAGGAGGCGGAGGCAGCCTACCGGCGGGCCATTGCGCTCCATCCTGACCATGCGGACGCCCATCACAACCTGGGCAACGTGCTCAAGCGGCAGGGGCGGCTCGCGGAGTCCCTGGGTGCCTACCGGCGCGCCATCGCTTTGAACCCCCGGCACGCCGACGCGCGCAAGTTCCTGGGCCTGGCCCTTCGGGCGGCGGGAAGGGTAGAAGAAGCGGTGGCCGTCTTTCGGGACTGGGCCTCGTGCGAGCCGGAGAACCCCGTAGCCCGCCACCTCTTCGCTGCCTGTGCCGGAGGGGACGCGCCCCCCAGGGCTTCGGACGCCTACGTGGCGACCGTGTTCGACCGCCTGGCGGACAGCTTCGACGAGCACCTGGCCGACCTGGAGTACCATGCCCCCGCGTTGGTCGCGGAGGCGGTGCGCCGGGCCGCGCCGGGGCCGGCCGGAGCCCTGGACGTCCTCGACGCCGGGTGCGGGACCGGGCTGTGCGGGGCATTCCTGCGCCCGTACGCGCGGTCCCTGAGCGGGGTGGACCTCTCGCCGGGAATGCTGGCCCGGGCGCGCCGGCTGAGCGTCTACGACGAGCTCTTCCAAGCGGAGCTCACGGGCTTCCTCGGGGAGATTTTGGCCCGCTACGACCTGATCGTCTCCGCCGACACCCTGTGTTACTTCGGGGACCTGGAGGCGGTCTTCGCCGCGGCGCAAAGGGCCCTGCGGCCCGGGGGGCTGCTGGTCTTCACCGTGGAGCGGCAGGCCGAGGCCGGGCCGGGATTTCGCCTGGAGCCCCACGGCCGGTACACCCACGGGGAGACGTACGTCTGCCGGGCACTCTCGGAGGCGGGCCTGGTCGTCGAGTCGGCCGAGGGAGCCGTGTTGCGCAAGGAGGCGGGGGAGCCCGTGGAGGGGCTCGTCTTCACCGCACGCAGGGCGACATCCCCCGTAGGTCCCTGA
- a CDS encoding GNAT family N-acetyltransferase, protein MPDLLVKLYDVPVPESRAVGPGGQGCTVRPARAYEKHRVVGWVRETFGEGWASEADVAFGNRPISCFVATKDGELQGFACYDATCRGFFGPLGVAEGARGAGIGKRLLLACLHAMACVGYAYAVVGGVDAPEFYAKAVGAIEISGSTPGIYRDRLR, encoded by the coding sequence ATGCCGGATTTGCTGGTGAAACTCTACGACGTCCCCGTTCCAGAGTCGCGGGCTGTGGGACCTGGGGGGCAGGGGTGCACCGTCCGCCCCGCCAGGGCTTACGAGAAGCACCGGGTCGTGGGATGGGTGCGGGAGACCTTCGGGGAGGGGTGGGCGAGCGAGGCCGACGTGGCCTTCGGGAACCGGCCCATCTCCTGCTTCGTGGCGACGAAGGACGGGGAGCTCCAGGGTTTTGCTTGCTACGACGCCACCTGCCGGGGGTTCTTCGGCCCCCTGGGGGTCGCGGAGGGGGCGCGGGGCGCCGGCATCGGGAAGAGGCTGCTGCTGGCGTGCCTCCATGCCATGGCCTGCGTAGGCTACGCCTACGCCGTGGTGGGGGGTGTGGATGCTCCCGAGTTCTACGCCAAGGCCGTGGGCGCGATCGAGATCTCGGGTTCCACGCCCGGCATCTACCGGGACCGGCTCCGGTGA